A window of the Buchnera aphidicola str. Sg (Schizaphis graminum) genome harbors these coding sequences:
- the aroB gene encoding 3-dehydroquinate synthase, whose translation MEQLKVVLGKRSYPINIGSSIIQEDNIFWPLNPGNQAMLITNKTLANLFKDKVFFHLRKSGIKIDQVILSDGEQFKTLNEMEVIISALLEKKHSRDTTLIALGGGVIGDLTGFSASIYQRGVRFIQIPTTLLSQVDASVGGKTGVNHLLGKNMVGSFWQPSSVIIDINFLKTLPYNELVSGMAEVIKYAVIFDANFFEWLEENIENLLLLNDELMSYCIKKCCELKAQIIALDERENNFRALLNFGHTYGHAIEAHAGYGSWLHGEAISVGMVMASRTSELIGCLKKTDYKRILSLLKKAGLPVKGPKNMSAASYLPYMMRDKKVISGEMRLVLPISIGKAKIYSGIDKNIILSAIKDSQ comes from the coding sequence ATGGAACAATTAAAAGTTGTTTTAGGAAAACGTAGCTATCCTATTAATATTGGATCTAGTATTATTCAAGAAGATAACATCTTTTGGCCTTTAAATCCTGGAAATCAAGCTATGTTAATCACAAATAAAACATTAGCTAATCTTTTTAAAGATAAGGTTTTTTTTCATTTAAGAAAATCTGGAATAAAAATAGATCAAGTAATTCTTTCAGATGGAGAACAATTTAAAACATTAAATGAAATGGAAGTAATTATTTCAGCTTTATTAGAAAAAAAACATTCTCGTGATACGACCTTGATCGCATTAGGTGGAGGAGTAATAGGTGATCTAACTGGATTTTCAGCATCTATTTATCAGAGAGGTGTACGATTTATTCAAATTCCCACTACTCTTTTATCTCAAGTAGACGCTTCTGTTGGTGGAAAAACTGGAGTCAATCATTTACTTGGTAAAAATATGGTGGGTTCGTTTTGGCAACCCTCTTCTGTTATTATTGATATCAATTTTTTAAAAACTCTTCCGTACAATGAACTGGTTTCTGGCATGGCAGAAGTTATTAAATACGCTGTTATTTTTGACGCAAATTTTTTTGAATGGTTAGAAGAAAACATTGAAAATTTATTACTATTAAATGATGAACTAATGTCTTATTGTATTAAAAAATGTTGCGAATTAAAAGCCCAAATAATTGCTCTTGATGAAAGAGAAAATAATTTTAGAGCATTATTAAATTTTGGACATACATATGGTCACGCTATTGAAGCACATGCTGGTTATGGAAGTTGGTTACATGGTGAAGCGATTTCAGTTGGTATGGTAATGGCATCTCGTACATCAGAACTAATAGGATGTTTAAAAAAAACAGATTATAAAAGAATATTGTCTTTATTAAAGAAAGCAGGGTTGCCTGTTAAGGGACCTAAAAATATGTCTGCTGCTTCATATTTACCATATATGATGAGAGATAAAAAAGTTATTTCTGGAGAAATGAGGTTAGTTCTCCCAATTTCTATTGGAAAAGCAAAAATTTATTCTGGAATAGATAAAAATATTATTTTAAGTGCCATTAAAGATTCTCAATAA
- the rpe gene encoding ribulose-phosphate 3-epimerase, whose translation MKKFFLASSILSADFARLGEDTKKAIDAGSDWIHFDVMDNHYVPNLTMGPMILKALRNYNITVPIDVHLMVKPVDNLIPQFAEAGADFITFHPESTDHIDRTLNLIKECGCKAGLALNPATSLNFLDYVMEKLDLILLMSVNPGFGNQSFLPTSFNKLREVRKKIELNSSNILLEVDGGVKLENISEVAFSGANVFVIGSGIFGYTDYNVIIKKIRKKLKNVYSTSIH comes from the coding sequence ATGAAAAAGTTTTTTTTAGCGTCTTCAATTTTATCTGCTGATTTTGCTCGTTTAGGAGAAGATACAAAAAAAGCTATAGATGCAGGTAGTGATTGGATACATTTTGATGTAATGGATAATCATTATGTTCCAAATTTAACAATGGGTCCTATGATTTTAAAAGCTTTGCGAAATTATAATATTACTGTCCCCATTGATGTTCACTTGATGGTGAAACCAGTAGATAATTTAATTCCTCAATTCGCTGAAGCCGGAGCAGATTTTATTACCTTTCATCCAGAGTCAACAGATCATATTGATCGTACCTTAAATCTAATTAAAGAATGCGGATGTAAAGCAGGTTTAGCTTTGAATCCTGCGACTTCTCTTAATTTTCTCGATTATGTAATGGAAAAATTAGATTTAATTTTATTAATGTCAGTTAATCCTGGATTTGGTAATCAATCATTTTTACCTACTTCGTTTAATAAATTACGTGAAGTTCGCAAAAAAATTGAATTGAATTCATCAAACATTCTTTTAGAAGTTGACGGAGGAGTTAAATTAGAAAATATTTCTGAAGTAGCTTTTTCAGGAGCAAATGTTTTTGTGATTGGTTCTGGGATTTTTGGATATACTGATTATAATGTTATTATAAAAAAGATACGTAAAAAATTAAAAAACGTATATTCAACTTCTATTCATTGA